A region of Rhinoraja longicauda isolate Sanriku21f chromosome 31, sRhiLon1.1, whole genome shotgun sequence DNA encodes the following proteins:
- the ndor1 gene encoding NADPH-dependent diflavin oxidoreductase 1 — translation MAVRRLLVLFGSQTGTAQDVAERIGREGVRRHFVCRVLPLDSYTIADLIQESLVVFVCSTTGQGEAPDNMKRFWRFIFRRNLPAASLSVVNSAVLGLGDSSYPKFNFIAKKLSKRLAQLGCKSLLPLGLADDQHDLGPDAVIDPWLKDFWVLALRIYPLPSGLAVLGDDVILPSKYSLQFEGDASHGVAVGPYVTNKHATGPPSSLHPFPARMVTNDRVTDKSHFQDVRLITFDVTDSGIQYSAGDVAMIEPRNPADSVERFCQLFRLNPHKTFTLKPNDPATPLPARLPQPCTVQYLVERHLDIHSVPRRSFFQLLSCFSTDELEQEKLQEFSSAEGQEELYSYCNRPRRTTMEVLFDFSQTAATVPADYIFDLIPAIRPRAFSIASSQLAQPTRIQILMAVVQYRTQLKKPRCGLCSSWLAAQSPERGDVYVPLWVKKGLLQFPADTETPVIMVGPGTGVAPFRAAVQERVASGRKGNYLFFGCRGKTKDFFCRAEWDDLEQLGYLALFTAFSRDQDHKIYVQHLIKEKGDVVWDLIQNKKANFYIAGNAKMMPGQVTDALAAVFQSEGGLSDTDSENLLVELERCKRFQTETWS, via the exons GCTGACCTGATCCAGGAGTCTCTGGTGGTGTTTGTGTGTTCCACCACCGGCCAGGGTGAAGCTCCGGACAACATGAAG AGGTTCTGGCGGTTCATCTTCCGACGTAATCTTCCTGCTGCCTCTCTCTCCGTGGTGAACAGCGCTGTCCTCGGTCTCGGAGATTCCTCCTACCCCAA GTTTAACTTCATTGCCAAGAAGCTGAGTAAGCGTTTGGCACAGCTGGGGTGTAAGAGTCTGCTGCCCCTGGGTCTGGCGGACGACCAGCATGATCTGGG ACCAGATGCCGTCATCGATCCCTGGCTAAAAGACTTCTGGGTGCTCGCTTTACGAATCTACCCTCTGCCATCAGGGTTAGCCGTGCTTGGAGATGATGTCAT ATTGCCATCGAAGTACAGCTTGCAGTTTGAGGGGGATGCCAGCCACGGTGTTGCGGTGGGACCGTACGTGACCAACAAACACGCGACaggccctccctcctcactccacccGTTCCCCGCACGGATGGTCACCAACGACAGGGTCACCGACAAAAGCCACTTCCAGGACGTGCGGCTCATCACCTTCGATGTCACGGACTCCGGCATCCA ATATTCAGCAGGGGACGTGGCAATGATCGAACCTCGAAACCCAGCGGACAGTGTGGAGCGGTTCTGTCAGCTCTTCCGTCTCAATCCACACAAAACCTTTACCCTGAAGCCCAATGATCCAG CAACCCCACTTCCCGCTCGGCTGCCGCAGCCCTGCACGGTTCAGTACCTGGTGGAGCGGCACCTGGACATCCACTCTGTCCCTCGACGCTCCTTCTTCCAGCTGCTGTCCTGCTTCTCCACTGACGAGCTGGAGCAGGAGAAGTTGCAGGAATTCAGCTCAGCTGAGGGGCaggaggagttgtacagctaCTGCAACAGGCCGAGGAGAACAACGATGGAG GTGCTGTTTGACTTCTCACAGACCGCGGCCACAGTCCCGGCTGACTACATCTTTGACCTCATCCCTGCAATCCGACCTCGGGCTTTTTCCATCGCCTCCTCCCAGTTG GCTCAGCCCACACGGATCCAGATTCTCATGGCCGTTGTTCAGTACAGGACGCAGTTGAAGAAGCCCCGTTGTGGCCTGTGTTCCAGTTGGTTGGCGGCCCAGAGTCCAGAGCGAG GTGATGTGTACGTGCCGCTGTGGGTGAAGAAGGGGCTGCTGCAGTTTCCTGCAGACACGGAGACGCCGGTCATCATGGTGGGACCGGGCACGGGGGTGGCACCGTTCCGAGCGGCCGTACAAGAACGGGTCGCAAGCGGGAGGAAAG GCAACTACCTGTTCTTTGGCTGTCGTGGGAAGACCAAGGATTTCTTCTGCCGGGCAGAGTGGGATGATCTGGAGCAGTTGGGCTACCTGGCTCTCTTCACAGCGTTCTCCCGCGATCAG GATCATAAAATATACGTCCAACATCTGATAAAGGAGAAGGGAGATGTCGTTTGGGACTTGATTCAGAACAAAAAGGCAAACTTCTACATAGCGGG aaATGCCAAGATGATGCCAGGGCAGGTCACAGATGCCCTGGCGGCCGTCTTTCAGTCCGAGGGAGGCCTGTCTGACACGGACTCTGAGAACCTTCTGGTGGAGCTGGAACGTTGCAAGCGCTTCCAGACGGAGACGTGGTCGTGA
- the alad gene encoding delta-aminolevulinic acid dehydratase, with product MQSGSLLHAGYSHPSLRAWQTCAATFTANNLIYPIFVTDDADAVEPIASLPGQARYGVNKLEGMLQPLVDQGLTCVLIFGVPTKVTKDERGSGADVQDTPAILAIRKLRSTFPQLLIACDVCLCPYTAHGHCGILREDGTLNNEASCHRLAEVALSYALAGCHIVAPSDMMDGRVGSIKQALVSNDLGNKVSLMSYSAKFASCFYGPFRDAALSKPAFGDRKCYQLPPGARGLAMRAVGRDVEEGADVLMVKPGMPYLDIIREVKDKYPSHPLAVYHVSGEFAMLWHGAQAGAFDLRTAVMEALTGFRRAGADIIITYYVPQILSWLNQA from the exons ATGCAGTCAGGATCGCTGCTCCATGCTGGCTACTCGCACCCCTCACTCCGTGCCTGGCAGACCTGCGCCGCCACCTTCACCGCGAACAACCTCATCTACCCCATCTTTGTAAC TGACGATGCAGATgctgtggaacccattgccagcCTCCCGGGACAAGCCAG GTATGGAGTCAATAAGCTGGAGGGGATGCTGCAGCCTCTCGTTGACCAGGGTCTGACTTGTGTGTTGATCTTTGGAGTTCCAACCAAAGTCACCAAG GATGAGCGAGGATCTGGAGCGGACGTGCAGGACACGCCGGCCATCCTGGCCATTCGGAAGCTCCGCAGCACCTTCCCACAGCTGCTGATCGCCTGTGATGTGTGTCTCTGCCCATACACTGCCCACGGCCACTGTG GAATACTCCGTGAGGATGGGACTTTGAACAATGAAGCAAGCTGCCACCGGCTGGCAGAGGTGGCACTATCCTACGCCTTGGCAG GTTGCCACATCGTGGCCCCCTCTGATATGATGGATGGCAGAGTGGGCTCCATAAAGCAGGCCCTTGTCTCCAATGACCTGGGAAACAAG GTTTCGCTGATGAGCTACAGTGCCAAGTTTGCTTCGTGTTTCTATGGGCCATTCCG AGATGCCGCCCTGTCCAAGCCGGCCTTTGGAGACCGCAAGTGCTACCAGCTGCCCCCGGGTGCACGAGGCCTTGCCATGCGGGCCGTG GGCCGTGATGTGGAGGAGGGGGCCGACGTGCTGATGGTGAAGCCGGGAATGCCGTACCTCGACATCATCCGTGAGGTGAAGGACAAG tacccCAGCCACCCTCTGGCAGTGTACCATGTGTCGGGGGAGTTTGCCATGCTGTGGCACGGGGCCCAGGCGGGGGCGTTTGACCTGCGCACGGCCGTAATGGAGGCACTGACCGGCTTCAGGAGGGCAG GAGCTGATATCATCATCACCTATTACGTGCCGCAGATCCTGAGCTGGCTGAACCAGGCTTGA